A single region of the Kineosporiaceae bacterium SCSIO 59966 genome encodes:
- a CDS encoding HAD-IC family P-type ATPase produces the protein MTTATSGTHHGMTAHEVVLLLETDHRTGLTEQEAAARLQRFGPNELPATTGSGALLRLLRQFHHPLIYVLLAAAVVTLVLREYVDAGVILGVVVINAVIGFIQESRAEASLDALRSMVRTSARVVRDGVQRAVDSADLVPGDLVLVEAGDKVPADLRLIEVTELAADESALTGESVPVAKAVPPLPDGTPVADRVNMLYSGTLLTSGSGTGVVVATGASTELGEIHRLVGSAESLATPLTRQLGEFSKVLTVIILGLAAGTFALGLAQGRDVADMFVAAVALAVGAIPEGLPAAVTITLAIGVSRMARRRAVVRRLPAVETLGSTTVICSDKTGTLTENQMTVRTVWTPDRRFAVTGSGYDPHGRVETPDGETVDHHADHALRWSLVAGAACNDARLSRGEDDRTTVIGDPTEGALLTVASKAGLDVDELAERLPRTSTTPFSSERQYMVTVHRDVEHDRYVALCKGATERVLPLCRAALGADGVERPLDAEAVLRVVDELAADGLRVLATAGAEVDGPEAPAEEDLAGRLVLTGLQAMLDPPRPAAVEAVRACRTAGIDVKMVTGDHAATATAIAGQLGLLEGEPQPGDVLTGADLAAMSDDEYADAVDRAVVLARVTPEQKLRLVRGLQARRNVVAMTGDGVNDAPALQQADIGIAMGRGGTEVAKEAADMVLTDDEFATIEAAVEEGRGVFDNLTKFIVWTLPTNMGEGLVILVAIVAGGLLPILPTQILWINMTTAVALGLMLAFEPKEPGIMTRPPRDPRRPLLTGDLVTRILLVSALLVAGSWWVFQWELDAGADPATARTAAVNVFVAVELLYLFSCRSLTHPAHTVGLLSNRWLVVGVTVQVLLQAALTYLPVMNRLFQTAPLDAETWLRIALVAVLAWVVVEIDKHRRARGLALTTRG, from the coding sequence ATGACAACGGCGACATCCGGGACCCACCACGGCATGACGGCCCACGAGGTCGTCCTGCTGCTGGAGACCGACCACCGCACCGGGCTGACCGAGCAGGAGGCCGCGGCCCGGCTGCAGCGCTTCGGCCCCAACGAGCTGCCCGCCACGACCGGCAGCGGGGCGCTGCTGCGCCTGCTGCGCCAGTTCCACCACCCACTGATCTACGTCCTGCTCGCGGCCGCCGTCGTGACGCTCGTGCTGCGCGAGTACGTCGACGCCGGCGTCATCCTCGGGGTCGTCGTCATCAACGCCGTCATCGGGTTCATCCAGGAGTCCCGCGCCGAGGCGTCGCTCGACGCGCTGAGGTCGATGGTTCGCACCAGCGCGCGCGTCGTCCGCGACGGGGTCCAGCGCGCTGTGGACTCCGCCGACCTCGTCCCGGGCGACCTGGTGCTCGTCGAGGCGGGCGACAAGGTGCCGGCCGACCTGCGACTGATCGAGGTCACCGAGCTCGCCGCCGACGAGTCGGCGCTGACCGGGGAGTCCGTCCCTGTCGCCAAGGCCGTGCCGCCGCTGCCCGACGGCACGCCGGTCGCCGACCGGGTCAACATGCTGTACTCCGGCACGCTGCTGACCTCCGGCAGCGGAACCGGCGTCGTCGTGGCCACCGGCGCGAGCACCGAGCTCGGTGAGATCCACCGACTGGTCGGCTCGGCGGAGTCCCTGGCCACCCCGCTCACTCGCCAGCTCGGCGAGTTCAGCAAGGTCCTCACCGTCATCATCCTCGGCCTGGCCGCCGGCACGTTCGCCCTTGGCCTCGCCCAGGGCCGCGACGTCGCCGACATGTTCGTAGCGGCGGTGGCGCTCGCGGTCGGCGCGATCCCGGAGGGGCTGCCGGCCGCCGTCACCATCACCCTGGCGATCGGGGTCTCCCGGATGGCCCGGCGCCGGGCCGTCGTCCGCAGGCTGCCGGCGGTCGAGACCCTCGGCAGCACGACGGTCATCTGCTCCGACAAGACCGGGACCCTCACCGAGAACCAGATGACCGTGCGGACGGTGTGGACGCCGGACCGCCGGTTCGCGGTGACCGGCTCCGGGTACGACCCGCACGGCCGGGTCGAGACCCCCGACGGCGAAACGGTCGACCACCACGCCGACCACGCCCTGCGCTGGAGCCTGGTCGCCGGCGCCGCGTGCAACGACGCCCGGCTCAGCCGCGGTGAGGACGACCGGACCACGGTCATCGGCGACCCCACCGAGGGCGCGCTGCTGACCGTGGCCAGTAAGGCTGGCCTGGACGTCGACGAGCTCGCCGAGCGCCTGCCCCGCACGTCGACGACGCCGTTCAGCTCCGAGCGCCAGTACATGGTCACCGTGCACCGGGACGTCGAGCACGACCGGTACGTCGCGCTGTGCAAGGGAGCGACCGAGCGGGTGCTCCCCCTGTGCCGGGCCGCCCTGGGGGCGGACGGCGTCGAGCGGCCACTGGACGCCGAGGCGGTGCTGCGGGTCGTCGACGAGCTCGCCGCAGACGGCCTGCGCGTGCTCGCGACCGCGGGCGCCGAGGTCGACGGCCCCGAGGCCCCGGCCGAGGAGGACCTGGCCGGCCGGCTCGTGCTGACCGGCCTGCAGGCGATGCTCGACCCGCCGCGGCCCGCCGCCGTCGAAGCCGTCCGCGCCTGCCGGACCGCCGGTATCGACGTCAAGATGGTCACCGGCGACCACGCCGCCACCGCCACGGCGATCGCCGGCCAGCTCGGTCTGCTGGAGGGGGAGCCGCAGCCCGGCGACGTGCTGACCGGCGCCGACCTCGCAGCCATGTCGGACGACGAGTACGCCGACGCCGTGGACCGCGCCGTCGTGCTCGCCCGGGTCACCCCGGAGCAGAAGCTCCGCCTGGTCCGCGGGCTGCAGGCACGGCGCAACGTCGTCGCGATGACCGGCGACGGGGTCAACGACGCGCCCGCGCTCCAGCAGGCCGACATCGGGATCGCGATGGGCCGCGGCGGCACCGAGGTGGCCAAGGAGGCCGCCGACATGGTGCTCACCGACGACGAGTTCGCCACCATCGAGGCCGCCGTCGAAGAAGGTCGCGGCGTCTTCGACAACCTCACCAAGTTCATCGTGTGGACCCTGCCCACGAACATGGGTGAGGGACTCGTCATCCTCGTCGCGATCGTGGCGGGCGGGCTGCTGCCGATCCTGCCGACCCAGATCCTGTGGATCAACATGACGACCGCGGTCGCGCTCGGGCTCATGCTGGCCTTCGAGCCCAAGGAGCCCGGCATCATGACCCGGCCACCGCGGGACCCTCGTCGTCCGCTGCTCACCGGGGACCTCGTCACCCGGATCCTGCTCGTGTCGGCACTGCTCGTCGCCGGCTCGTGGTGGGTGTTCCAGTGGGAGCTGGACGCCGGCGCCGACCCCGCGACCGCCCGGACCGCCGCGGTCAACGTCTTCGTCGCCGTCGAGCTGCTCTACCTGTTCAGCTGCCGGTCCCTGACCCACCCGGCGCACACCGTCGGCCTGCTGAGCAACCGCTGGCTCGTCGTCGGCGTCACCGTGCAGGTCCTGCTGCAGGCCGCGCTGACGTACCTGCCGGTGATGAACCGGCTGTTCCAGACCGCCCCGCTGGACGCCGAGACCTGGTTACGGATCGCGCTCGTCGCCGTCCTCGCCTGGGTCGTGGTCGAGATCGACAAGCACCGCCGGGCCCGGGGTCTTGCCCTCACTACCCGTGGGTAG